In Malania oleifera isolate guangnan ecotype guangnan chromosome 8, ASM2987363v1, whole genome shotgun sequence, a single window of DNA contains:
- the LOC131161712 gene encoding B3 domain-containing protein At3g19184 isoform X2 codes for MVVAKLTYEECRRKRLEENKKRMEDLNLTKLSQALLTPSPKASPMKQVKPRVVREQVVAVRRSGRVAKKPAPDYKEVSYDRLEMPRRIYKIHKRRDLSNRVYASDEARAHAIGRAEELQADLEPEYPNFLKPMLQSHVTGGFWLGLPAHFCKMNLPKREDIITLVDEAGDKYPTVFLARKAGLSGGWRGFSIDHELVDGDALVFQLIKPTVFKVYIIRVNSFKRDEQL; via the exons ATGGTGGTGGCTAAGCTAACTTACGAGGAATGCCGACGAAAAAGGCTGGAGGAGAACAAGAAAAGAATGGAAGACCTCAATCTCACCAAGCTTTCTCAAGCTCTCCTTACCCCTTCTCCCAAGGCCTCACCG ATGAAGCAGGTAAAGCCTCGTGTGGTTCGAGAACAAGTAGTCGCCGTAAGAAGGTCGGGTCGTGTAGCCAAGAAGCCCGCCCCAGATTATAAAGAA GTTTCATACGATCGTCTGGAGATGCCCAGAAG GATATATAAAATTCATAAGCGGAGGGACTTGTCGAACCGGGTGTATGCTTCCGATGAAGCTAGAGCACATGCAATAGGGAGAGCAGAAGAGCTGCAGGCGGATCTGGAACCTGAGTATCCAAACTTTTTGAAGCCAATGCTTCAATCACATGTAACTGGTGGGTTCTGGCTG GGCCTTCCTGCTCACTTCTGCAAGATGAACCTTCCAAAACGCGAGGACATTATCACTTTAGTGGATGAAGCAGGTGACAAGTACCCAACGGTATTCTTGGCCCGAAAGGCAGGACTCAGTGGTGGGTGGAGAGGATTTTCCATTGACCATGAGTTGGTAGACGGTGATGCTCTTGTTTTCCAACTAATCAAGCCCACAGTATTTAAG GTTTACATTATAAGGGTTAATAGTTTTAAAAGGGATGAACAGCTCTAA
- the LOC131161712 gene encoding B3 domain-containing protein At3g19184 isoform X1: MVVAKLTYEECRRKRLEENKKRMEDLNLTKLSQALLTPSPKASPMKQVKPRVVREQVVAVRRSGRVAKKPAPDYKEVSYDRLEMPRRIYKIHKRRDLSNRVYASDEARAHAIGRAEELQADLEPEYPNFLKPMLQSHVTGGFWLGLPAHFCKMNLPKREDIITLVDEAGDKYPTVFLARKAGLSGGWRGFSIDHELVDGDALVFQLIKPTVFKVMIELITKPYTFISIIFKYGLVFEVQFCGLFKSSFTHAQ; encoded by the exons ATGGTGGTGGCTAAGCTAACTTACGAGGAATGCCGACGAAAAAGGCTGGAGGAGAACAAGAAAAGAATGGAAGACCTCAATCTCACCAAGCTTTCTCAAGCTCTCCTTACCCCTTCTCCCAAGGCCTCACCG ATGAAGCAGGTAAAGCCTCGTGTGGTTCGAGAACAAGTAGTCGCCGTAAGAAGGTCGGGTCGTGTAGCCAAGAAGCCCGCCCCAGATTATAAAGAA GTTTCATACGATCGTCTGGAGATGCCCAGAAG GATATATAAAATTCATAAGCGGAGGGACTTGTCGAACCGGGTGTATGCTTCCGATGAAGCTAGAGCACATGCAATAGGGAGAGCAGAAGAGCTGCAGGCGGATCTGGAACCTGAGTATCCAAACTTTTTGAAGCCAATGCTTCAATCACATGTAACTGGTGGGTTCTGGCTG GGCCTTCCTGCTCACTTCTGCAAGATGAACCTTCCAAAACGCGAGGACATTATCACTTTAGTGGATGAAGCAGGTGACAAGTACCCAACGGTATTCTTGGCCCGAAAGGCAGGACTCAGTGGTGGGTGGAGAGGATTTTCCATTGACCATGAGTTGGTAGACGGTGATGCTCTTGTTTTCCAACTAATCAAGCCCACAGTATTTAAGGTAATGATTGAACTCATAACTAAACCATACACTTTCATCAGCATCATTTTTAAATATGGTTTGgtatttgaagttcaattttgtggTCTATTTAAATCATCTTTCACACATGCTCAGTAG
- the LOC131161713 gene encoding uncharacterized protein LOC131161713, with the protein MDAGGGAETSKMKVMVTGASGYLGGRLCRRLLSQGHSVRALVRPTSDLSSLPPASGDGSFELAFGDVTDYQSLLEASSGCDALFHAAALVEPWLPDPSRFFSVNVGGLENVLRAFADTKTAQRIIYTSSFFALGPTDGYVADESQIHHEKFFCTEYERSKAAADKIALRAASEGVPIVAVYPGVIYGPGKVTAGNVVAQMLIERFNGRLPGYVGSGNDKFSFSHVDDVVEGHLAALNKGQPGERYLLTGENASFKQVFDIAAIITETKRPWFCIPLWMVEVYGWISLLISRITGKLPLISPPTVNVLRHQWAYTCEKAKLELGYNPRNLNEGLAEVLPWLKSMCLIKY; encoded by the exons ATGGACGCCGGCGGTGGCGCAGAGACATCGAAGATGAAGGTAATGGTGACCGGTGCATCTGGTTACTTAGGAGGAAGACTCTGCCGCCGCCTACTGAGCCAAGGCCACTCCGTTCGGGCCCTCGTCCGTCCGACCAGCGACCTTTCCTCCCTGCCTCCGGCCTCCGGGGACGGGTCTTTCGAGCTCGCCTTCGGAGACGTCACCGACTACCAGTCCCTCCTGGAGGCTTCCTCCGGTTGCGATGCCCTATTCCATGCCGCCGCGCTCGTCGAGCCCTGGCTTCCAGACCCTTCTAGGTTTTTCTCT GTTAACGTAGGCGGCCTTGAGAATGTGCTGCGAGCTTTTGCAGACACCAAGACTGCACAGAGAATCATCTACACTTCGTCCTTCTTTGCTCTTGGACCCACCGATGGATACGTCGCGGATGAGAGTCAA ATTCATCACGAGAAGTTTTTCTGCACAGAGTACGAGAGATCGAAGGCAGCTGCCGATAAGATTGCACTACGAGCTGCATCAGAGGGAGTTCCTATTGTGGCAGTGTATCCCGGTGTTATTTACGGTCCTGGCAAGGTAACAGCCGGCAATGTCGTTGCTCAAATG TTGATTGAACGCTTTAATGGTCGCCTTCCTGGTTATGTTGGGAGTGGGAATGATAAATTTTCTTTTAGCCATGTTGATGATGTAGTAGAGGGGCACTTGGCAGCATTGAACAAAGGTCAACCAGGTGAAAGATATCTACTTACAGGAGAAAATGCATCATTTAAGCAGGTTTTTGACATAGCTGCTATCATCACTGAAACAAAGAGGCCTTGGTTTTGCATCCCCCTGTGGATGGTTGAGGTTTATGGCTGGATATCACTGCTCATCTCTCGGATTACTGGAAAGCTTCCTTTGATCAGCCCCCCG ACTGTGAATGTTCTACGACACCAGTGGGCCTACACATGCGAGAAGGCTAAATTAGAGCTGGGTTACAACCCTAGAAACTTGAACGAAGGTCTAGCTGAGGTACTCCCATGGTTGAAGAGCATGTGTTTGATAAAATATTGA